The stretch of DNA CGGTTGTTGTCGACGGAGAAGAACCCGCCGTCAACGTCAACCGCAATACGGTCCCCGGACACCGGCTGGATCGCGAGTTCACCTTCGGCCAGGATCGCCAGCAGGGGCGAGTGGCCGGGCAGGATTCCGATCTCACCATCGCTGGTGCGGGCCTTGACCATCGTGGCCGCTCCGGACCACACGAAGTGGTCCGCTGCGACAATCTCAACCTCAAGCTCAGCCATATTACTTGGTCTGTTCCTGGATCTTGGCCCACTGGCGCTCAACGTCATCGAGGCCGCCGACGTTGAAGAACGCCTGCTCCGCAATGTGGTCGAGCTCGCCGTCGCAGATGGCGGTGAAGCCTTCGACGGTGTCCTTGATGGAAACCGTGGAGCCTTCGACGCCGGTGAACTGCTTGGCGGTGTAGGTGTTCTGCGAGAGGAACTGCTGGATGCGGCGTGCACGCGACACGACGATCTTGTCCTCTTCCGACAGTTCGTCAACGCCGAGGATGGCGATGATGTCCTGGAGTTCCTTGTTCTTCTGCAGGATCTGCTTCACACGGACAGCCGTGTTGTAGTGGTCCTTGCCGATGTACTGCGGGTCCAGGATTCGTGACGTGGAGGTCAGCGGATCCACAGCCGGGTACAGGCCGCGGGACGCGATCTCACGGGAAAGTTCCGTGGTGGCGTCCAGGTGGGCGAACGTGGTGGCCGGGGCCGGGTCGGTGTAGTCATCCGCGGGAACGTAGATGGCCTGCATCGAGGTGATGGAGTGACCCTTGGTGGAGGTGATGCGTTCCTGCAGGAGACCCATTTCGTCAGCCAGGTTGGGCTGGTAGCCCACGGCGGACGGCATGCGGCCGAGCAGGGTGGAAACCTCGGAACCTGCCTGCGTGAAGCGGAAGATGTTGTCGATGAACAGCAGCACGTCCTGGTTCTGGACATCGCGGAAGTACTCCGCCATGGTCAGCGCGGACAGTGCAACGCGAAGGCGCGTTCCCGGCGGCTCATCCATCTGGCCGAATACAAGGGCGGTGTCCTTGAGGACGCCTGCCTCTTCCATTTCAACCCAGAGGTCGTTGCCCTCACGGGTACGCTCGCCAACACCGGCGAACACGGAAGTACCACCGAAGTTGCGGGCAACACGGGTGATCATTTCCTGGATCAGAACGGTCTTGCCCACGCCGGCGCCGCCGAACAGGCCGATCTTTCCACCCTTGATGTACGGGGTGAGAAGGTCGATGACCTTGATGCCGGTTTCCAGCATCTCCGTGGAGCCTTCGAGCGAAGCGAAGGCCGGTGCCTTGCGGTGGATCGGCCAGCGTTCGCTGATGTCCAGTTCCGACTCGGTAACGTCCAGGGGCTGGCCCAGCACGTTGAAGATGTGGCCCTTGACGCCGTCGCCCACGGGGACGGAGATGGGGGCACCGGAGTCCACCACTGAGGTGCCGCGGACCAGTCCGTCAGTAGCCTGCAGGGAGATGGCGCGGACGAGGTTGTCACCCAGGTGCTGGGAGGTCTCGAACGTGATGGTCTTGGTCTCACCGTTGAGAGTAATCTCGGTGGTGAGGGCGTTATAGATCGACGGGATTGCGTCAGCCGGGAATTCGACGTCGACAACCGGGCCGATTACGCGCGCAATACGGCCGGTGGCACCGGACGTTGCGGCTACGTGTTCGGTAGCAGTGGCAGTCATCTCTCTCACTTCACTCAGTAGATGGCGTGGGGTTAAGTTTATCTGTTGTGGTGCAGGTTCCGCGGAGTCCGGGGCAGTGCGGGCTAGGACGCGAGAGCGTCGGCGCCGGCAACAATCTCGGAAAGCTCCTGCGTGATCTCGGCCTGGCGGGCCGTGTTCCGCAGACGCGTGTACTTCTTGATCAGGTCGGTGGCGTTGTCCCCTGCCGACTTCATCGCGCGCTGGCGGGCAGCCAGTTCGGATGCGGCGGCCTGCAGCATTGCTGCGAACAGGCGTGACTCGATGTAGCGGGGCAGCAGCGCGTCGAGGACCTGTTCGGTCTCCGGCTCGAACTCGTACAGCGGCAGCAGGTCCGACTCGGAGGCGGCTTCCTCTTCCACTACCTCAAGCGGCAGCAGGCGGATGACCGTGGGCTCCTGGGTGACCATGGACTTGAAGCGCGTGTAGACAACATGGATTTCGTCCACGCCGCCGTCTTCGAAGTCCGCGGCAAAGTCGGCCAGCAGTGCAGCGCCGATTTCACGCGCGGTGCCGAACTCGGGTGCGTCGGTTCCTCCGGTCCAGACCCGCGCATATTCGCGGTTCCGGAAGTCGAAGTAAGCCTGGGACTTACGTCCCACGAGGTAGGTCTTGACTTCCTTGCCTTCGGCGTGGAGCAGCTCGTTGAGACCTTCCGCCTGCTTGAGGACGCTGGCCGAGTACGAACCTGCCAGGCCGCGGTCCGAGGTGATTACCAGGACGGCGGCACGGCGGATCTGCTCGGGCTCAGTGGTCAGCGGGTGGTCGATTTCGCTCTGGCTGGCGACAGCAGAAACGGCGCGCGTGATCGCGTTCGCGTAAGGCAGTGAAGCTGCTACGCGCGCACGGGCCTTCCCGATGCGCGAGGTAGCGATCAGTTCCATCGCCTTGAAGATCTTGCGCATCGACGTGGTCGAGCTGATCTTCTGGCGGTAGACCCGGATCTGGGCTCCCATACTTATCCTTTCCTAACATTCCGTAAACCGGGTGTGCCGGACCCTGCGGGCCCGGCACACCCGGCCATCGGAACTAGCGCTTCTGCTTGACGATCTTTTCCTGGTCGACTTCGCCCTCGGAGATGGCGTCATGTGCCTCGTGTCCTGCGCCCACCAAGTGGTTGTCGCCTTCGCCGAAGAAACCCTTCTTGAAGTCGATGATGGAGGACTTCAGAGCTGCTGCGGTGTCATCGTCCATCACGTTGGTCTGCGCCAGCGTGGTGAGGATGGAGGACTTGTGCTTGAGGTGCTCCAGGAACTCGGTTTCGAACCGGTTCACATCTTCAACCGGAACGTCATCCAGGTGGCCGTTGGTGCCTGCCCAGATGGAGACAACCTGGTCCTCAACCGGGAACGGCGAGTACTGCCCCTGCTTGAGCAGTTCCATCAGGCGGGCTCCACGGGTGAGCTGCTGGCGTGAAGCGGCGTCCAGGTCCGAGGCGAACATGGCGAAAGCCTGCATGTCGCGGTACTGGGCGAGTTCCAGCTTCAACGTGCCGGAAACCTTCTTCATGGACTTCACCTGCGCTGCACCGCCAACGCGGGACACCGAAACGCCCACGTCGACTGCGGGACGCTGGTTGGCGTTGAACAGGTCCGACTGCAGGAAGATCTGGCCGTCGGTGATGGAGATGACGTTGGTCGGGATGTAGGCGGACACGTCGTTCGCCTTGGTCTCGATCAGCGGCAGGCCCGTCATGGAGCCGGCACCGAGCTCGTCGGAGAGCTTTGCACAACGCTCCAGGAGACGGGAGTGCAAGTAGAAGACGTCACCCGGGTACGCTTCGCGTCCCGGCGGGCGGCGGAGCAGCAGGGATACTGCGCGGTAGGCTTCGGCCTGCTTGGACAGATCATCAAACACGATGAGGACGTGCTTGCCGCCGTACATCCAGTGCTGGCCGATCGCGGAACCGGCGTACGGAGCCAGGTACTTGAAGCCGGCGGGGTCGGATGCGGGAGACGCCACGATGGTGGTGTACTCGAGCGCGCCGTTTTCCTCGAGGGTCTGGCGGACAGCGGCAATGGTGGATGCCTTCTGGCCGATCGCCACGTAGATGCAGCGGACCTGCTTGGTCACATCGCCGGAAGCCCAGTTGGCCTTCTGGTTGATGATGGTGTCGATCGCGATGGCCGACTTGCCGGTCTGGCGGTCGCCAATGATCAGCTGACGCTGGCCGCGGCCGATCGGGATCATGGCGTCGATTGCCTTGAGACCGGTCTGCATCGGCTCGTGCACCGACTTGCGCTGCGTCACGCCGGGAGCCTGGAGCTCCAGGGCACGGGTGGTCTCGGCCTTGATTTCGCCGAGGTCGTCGATGGGCACGCCCAGCGGGTCGACAACGCGGCCGAGGAAGGCGTCGCCCACGGGCACGGACAGAACCTGTCCGGTGCGGTGGACTTCCTGGCCTTCTTCGATGCCGGTGAAGTCGCCGAGGATGATGACGCCGATTTCGCGGACGTCAAGGTTCTGGGCGAGGCCCAGGGTGCCGTCCTCGAAGCGCAGCAGCTCGTTCGCCATGACCGAGGGAAGGCCCTCAACACGGGCGATGCCGTCACTAGCGGTGGTTACGCGGCCGACCTCTACGCGTTCTGCGTTTCCGGGTTCGTAGGACGCCGCGAACTCGTTCAGCGCATTACGGACGTCGTCGGCGTTGATGGTCAATTCGGCCATCTGCAGTCCCTGCTCTCCTGTTTTGTGATCACCGTCAGGTGACCGGGGTTTCTATCAGTTTGGTTGTGCTTGTCCGGCTAGCCGGCCAGCTGGCGTTGCAGCTCGCCCAGGCGGCTGATGACCGAAGCGTCGAGCACTTCGTCACCCACCTGGACGCGGATGCCGCCAATGAGTGCCGGATCAACGTTGATGTTGACCTTGAGTTCCCGTCCGTAGAGCGCGTTCAGGCCCGCCTGGAGGCGGGACAGCTGCGTCGACGTCAGGGGACGGGTCACGCTGACCGTTGCAATCCAGCGCTGCTGCCGCTTGGCCGCCAGCTCGGCGAACCGTTCCACCAGGCGCGTCGCCTTGATGCCGCGGGGCTGGGTGACTGCCTGGGTAATGAGGACTTTTGCTTCCTCACTGACGCCGGGCACCAGCTTTTCGGCAAGGGCAGCCTTGGCTGCCCCGCTGGCCTGTGGTTCGGACAGAGCACGTTGTACCTCGTGGCTGGACGCCACGGCCTGGTTGAAGGAGAACAGGTCGTTCTCCAGTTCTTCCAGGCCAGTGATGCCGGAGGCAGAAACGGCCGACTTGTTTTCAGCAACGGAAATGACCACCGTTGCGGCAAGAGTCTCGAGTGCATCGCCGATGTCCCGCGCAGATGCCCAGCGTGAACCGGCCAATCCGCCCGCGACCTCTGCAGCATCAGCGGAGACTTTTCCGCCAACCAGCTGCCTGACCAGCGCCGACTTTTCGTCACCGTTACGGGACGGGTCAGTCAGGGCGCGGCGCAAGCCAGCCGAGCTGTCCACCATTCCCAGAATTCCGAAGAGTTCCTTTGCCAGCTGCAGCGACGCGGTAGGAAGCTTGGCTTCCAGCGCGGCCAGTGCTGTTGCCAGCGATTCGCTCGATACGCCTGCCATTACTTAGCTGCACCTGCGCTCTGGGTCTCCAGATCTGCCAGGAACCGGTCCACGACCCGTGCTGAGCGGTCGTCGTCGTTGAGCGATTCGCCCACGATGCGGCCGGCAAGGGTGGTGGCCAGGGTGCCAACCTCGGAGCGCAGGGACACAACGGCCGCCTGGCGCTCGGATTCGATCTGTGCGTGTGCCTGCGCAGTGATGCGGGCAGACTCGGCAGCAGCCTTCTCCTTGAGGTCCGCGAGGATCTGCGCACCTTCGGCGCGTGCTTCCTCACGGATGCGGTTTGCTTCGGTGCGGGCGTCGGTCAGCTGCTGCTTGTACTCTTCGAGTGCAGCAGACGCCTCAGCCTGGGCCTTTTCAGCCTTGGCAATGCCACCTTCGATGGCTTCGGCTCGCTCGGCAAAGGTCTTCTCGAACATCGGGACAACAAACTTGACCACGATGAACATGAGAATCGCGAAGCCAACCAGGACAACGCCCATTTCCCAAAGGTTGGGAACGAGGGGGTTAACCTTTTCGCCTTCAGTGGCGGCTGAGATGATCAGCTGATTCATATTTCACCCGTCCTTATCTACTCGGTTCTGAATGTTCGCTTCGCGCCAGGATTAGGAAAGGACGAAGGCGAAGACGAGACCAAGGATGGCGAGGGCTTCGGTCAGTGCCAGACCAAGGAATGCGATCGGCTGCAGCACGCGCTGAGCCTCCGGCTGACGTGCAACACCGTTGATGTAAGCGGCGAACACGAGACCCACAC from Pseudarthrobacter chlorophenolicus A6 encodes:
- a CDS encoding F0F1 ATP synthase subunit B produces the protein MNQLIISAATEGEKVNPLVPNLWEMGVVLVGFAILMFIVVKFVVPMFEKTFAERAEAIEGGIAKAEKAQAEASAALEEYKQQLTDARTEANRIREEARAEGAQILADLKEKAAAESARITAQAHAQIESERQAAVVSLRSEVGTLATTLAGRIVGESLNDDDRSARVVDRFLADLETQSAGAAK
- a CDS encoding F0F1 ATP synthase subunit delta translates to MAGVSSESLATALAALEAKLPTASLQLAKELFGILGMVDSSAGLRRALTDPSRNGDEKSALVRQLVGGKVSADAAEVAGGLAGSRWASARDIGDALETLAATVVISVAENKSAVSASGITGLEELENDLFSFNQAVASSHEVQRALSEPQASGAAKAALAEKLVPGVSEEAKVLITQAVTQPRGIKATRLVERFAELAAKRQQRWIATVSVTRPLTSTQLSRLQAGLNALYGRELKVNINVDPALIGGIRVQVGDEVLDASVISRLGELQRQLAG
- the atpD gene encoding F0F1 ATP synthase subunit beta, translating into MTATATEHVAATSGATGRIARVIGPVVDVEFPADAIPSIYNALTTEITLNGETKTITFETSQHLGDNLVRAISLQATDGLVRGTSVVDSGAPISVPVGDGVKGHIFNVLGQPLDVTESELDISERWPIHRKAPAFASLEGSTEMLETGIKVIDLLTPYIKGGKIGLFGGAGVGKTVLIQEMITRVARNFGGTSVFAGVGERTREGNDLWVEMEEAGVLKDTALVFGQMDEPPGTRLRVALSALTMAEYFRDVQNQDVLLFIDNIFRFTQAGSEVSTLLGRMPSAVGYQPNLADEMGLLQERITSTKGHSITSMQAIYVPADDYTDPAPATTFAHLDATTELSREIASRGLYPAVDPLTSTSRILDPQYIGKDHYNTAVRVKQILQKNKELQDIIAILGVDELSEEDKIVVSRARRIQQFLSQNTYTAKQFTGVEGSTVSIKDTVEGFTAICDGELDHIAEQAFFNVGGLDDVERQWAKIQEQTK
- the atpA gene encoding F0F1 ATP synthase subunit alpha; translated protein: MAELTINADDVRNALNEFAASYEPGNAERVEVGRVTTASDGIARVEGLPSVMANELLRFEDGTLGLAQNLDVREIGVIILGDFTGIEEGQEVHRTGQVLSVPVGDAFLGRVVDPLGVPIDDLGEIKAETTRALELQAPGVTQRKSVHEPMQTGLKAIDAMIPIGRGQRQLIIGDRQTGKSAIAIDTIINQKANWASGDVTKQVRCIYVAIGQKASTIAAVRQTLEENGALEYTTIVASPASDPAGFKYLAPYAGSAIGQHWMYGGKHVLIVFDDLSKQAEAYRAVSLLLRRPPGREAYPGDVFYLHSRLLERCAKLSDELGAGSMTGLPLIETKANDVSAYIPTNVISITDGQIFLQSDLFNANQRPAVDVGVSVSRVGGAAQVKSMKKVSGTLKLELAQYRDMQAFAMFASDLDAASRQQLTRGARLMELLKQGQYSPFPVEDQVVSIWAGTNGHLDDVPVEDVNRFETEFLEHLKHKSSILTTLAQTNVMDDDTAAALKSSIIDFKKGFFGEGDNHLVGAGHEAHDAISEGEVDQEKIVKQKR
- the atpE gene encoding ATP synthase F0 subunit C; translated protein: MEGTINGSLNLIGYGLSAIGGGIGVGLVFAAYINGVARQPEAQRVLQPIAFLGLALTEALAILGLVFAFVLS
- a CDS encoding F0F1 ATP synthase subunit gamma, which gives rise to MGAQIRVYRQKISSTTSMRKIFKAMELIATSRIGKARARVAASLPYANAITRAVSAVASQSEIDHPLTTEPEQIRRAAVLVITSDRGLAGSYSASVLKQAEGLNELLHAEGKEVKTYLVGRKSQAYFDFRNREYARVWTGGTDAPEFGTAREIGAALLADFAADFEDGGVDEIHVVYTRFKSMVTQEPTVIRLLPLEVVEEEAASESDLLPLYEFEPETEQVLDALLPRYIESRLFAAMLQAAASELAARQRAMKSAGDNATDLIKKYTRLRNTARQAEITQELSEIVAGADALAS
- a CDS encoding F0F1 ATP synthase subunit epsilon; this encodes MAELEVEIVAADHFVWSGAATMVKARTSDGEIGILPGHSPLLAILAEGELAIQPVSGDRIAVDVDGGFFSVDNNRVVIVADNAQLGGSATAGIR